Genomic window (Planococcus sp. MSAK28401):
ATGTATTCCTCCCCTTCATGTGTAGCATATCAAAAATCAGGGTATAAAACAGCAGAAAGCAATGAGCCAAAACTCTATTGGAGGGATATCATGAAAATCTCATATCACGGCCATTCGGTGGTAAAAATTCAAACCGGAGGCAAAACGATCCTCATCGATCCGTTTATCACCGGAAACGAATTAACGGACCTGACGGCAAGCGAAGAAAAGCCGGATGCAATCCTGTTGACGCATGCGCATAATGACCATGTCGGCGATACGGTGGACATCGCAAAATCAAGTGGTGCAGTCGTTGTGGCGCCTGTGGAGCTCGCAAACTACCTTAGCGGACAAGGCTTGGATGCGGTCGGCATGAACCTCGGCGGCGCCAAAGAGTTCGAATTCGGCAAAGTGAAATTCACGAAAGCGTTCCATAGCTCCTCCTATACGACAGAAGACGGGGAAGTCATCTACGGCGGCATGCCGGCCGGTATTCTGTTCGAAGCGGAAGGAAAGACGGTGTATCATGCTGGGGATACGGAAGTGTTCGGGGACATGGAAATCATCGGAAAACGCCATTCGATCGACTTGGCGTTTGTCCCAATCGGCGATTTCTTCACGATGGGCCCAGAAGATGCGGCTTACGCCGTGGAACTGATCAATCCGAAGACGGCGGTGCCGATTCATTACAACACCTTCCCGCCAATCAAGCAGGACC
Coding sequences:
- a CDS encoding metal-dependent hydrolase; the protein is MKISYHGHSVVKIQTGGKTILIDPFITGNELTDLTASEEKPDAILLTHAHNDHVGDTVDIAKSSGAVVVAPVELANYLSGQGLDAVGMNLGGAKEFEFGKVKFTKAFHSSSYTTEDGEVIYGGMPAGILFEAEGKTVYHAGDTEVFGDMEIIGKRHSIDLAFVPIGDFFTMGPEDAAYAVELINPKTAVPIHYNTFPPIKQDPEQFKQAVKQADVQIMEPGDSIDL